From one Halothece sp. PCC 7418 genomic stretch:
- a CDS encoding type II toxin-antitoxin system Phd/YefM family antitoxin, which produces MYKVVNVRRSMMKSYTLTQTRNQHGEVFDRAKIEPVLVTKQERPSHVILSAEAYQKLIARLEELEDLNWGNAAQTALNQSSMLGSDQFTTALEKIANG; this is translated from the coding sequence ATGTACAAAGTAGTCAACGTAAGGCGATCGATGATGAAAAGTTATACTTTAACCCAAACTCGTAATCAGCATGGAGAAGTCTTTGATCGCGCCAAAATTGAACCTGTGCTGGTCACTAAGCAAGAAAGACCAAGTCACGTCATTCTTTCAGCTGAAGCATACCAGAAACTAATTGCCAGACTGGAAGAGTTAGAGGATTTAAATTGGGGTAATGCAGCACAAACCGCTTTAAATCAATCTTCAATGCTAGGAAGTGATCAATTCACCACAGCTTTAGAGAAAATTGCCAATGGCTAA
- a CDS encoding type II toxin-antitoxin system RelE/ParE family toxin produces MAKLDGLQAVLDFLKGLQPKIAAQIAKKALSLNLNPLPNDSKQLKGYPNYYRVDCGEYRIIYRYQPKEDLVEVILVGKRNDDDVYRKLERLFKS; encoded by the coding sequence ATGGCTAAATTGGATGGCTTGCAAGCAGTATTAGATTTTTTGAAAGGCTTGCAGCCCAAAATTGCTGCTCAAATCGCCAAGAAAGCATTATCACTTAATTTAAACCCTCTTCCCAATGATTCTAAGCAATTAAAAGGATATCCCAATTATTATCGAGTTGATTGTGGAGAGTATCGTATTATTTATCGCTATCAACCAAAAGAAGATTTAGTGGAAGTAATTCTGGTGGGCAAACGTAACGATGATGATGTATATAGAAAGTTAGAACGTTTATTTAAATCGTAG
- a CDS encoding DUF2996 domain-containing protein, with amino-acid sequence MKKKSQLKAKNPIPQLRKKRKNPPIEDKPFPEFIEQHYEPALKEALSQQGISDLELEFKKDQFPLPGADECSQVIGQWDGGKRRFNVYFLDDDISGQKAFSYTAGGSAPSTIESFMIDERKVNLELLVMYTVQRLNGQKWLARN; translated from the coding sequence CTGAAGAAGAAAAGTCAACTCAAGGCAAAAAATCCGATTCCTCAGCTAAGAAAAAAGAGGAAGAACCCCCCCATTGAAGATAAACCTTTCCCTGAGTTTATCGAACAACATTATGAACCAGCTTTGAAAGAAGCCCTCAGTCAACAAGGGATCAGCGATTTAGAACTGGAATTTAAAAAAGATCAATTCCCGCTTCCAGGTGCTGATGAATGTTCCCAAGTCATTGGTCAATGGGATGGGGGAAAACGTCGTTTTAATGTGTACTTTTTAGACGACGATATCAGTGGACAAAAAGCCTTTTCCTATACCGCAGGCGGTTCCGCCCCCAGCACCATTGAATCGTTTATGATTGACGAGCGCAAAGTAAATTTAGAATTATTGGTGATGTACACCGTACAGCGTCTCAACGGTCAAAAATGGCTCGCTCGTAATTAA
- a CDS encoding MoaD/ThiS family protein, protein MSVKVLVPTVLQKHTDNQAVLECEGSTVKELVETLEQNYPGFQGKLRDDEGKLRRFLNFYVNSEDIRFLENEKTSLKDGDEVSIVPAVAGG, encoded by the coding sequence ATGAGCGTCAAAGTTTTAGTTCCTACCGTTTTACAAAAACATACTGATAATCAAGCCGTCTTAGAATGTGAAGGCAGCACTGTAAAAGAGTTAGTCGAAACCCTCGAACAAAACTATCCAGGCTTTCAAGGAAAGTTACGAGATGATGAGGGAAAACTGCGTCGCTTCCTTAACTTTTATGTCAATAGTGAGGACATTCGCTTTTTAGAAAACGAGAAAACCTCCTTAAAAGATGGCGATGAGGTTAGTATTGTTCCTGCGGTTGCAGGTGGTTAA
- the thrC gene encoding threonine synthase, with product MALATETTNAKPTYTKLVSKEGGTEYDLKPIHVCEETFAPLEVAYDYEAIRAQVSRESIAAGPKSIWRYKPFLPVTGDVIDVGTGMTPLIKSTRLARRLGLKELYLKNDAVNMPTLSFKDRVVSVALSKAKEFGFSTVSCASTGNLANSTAAISASAGLECCVFIPADLEAGKVLGTLIYNPTVMAVKGNYDQVNRLCSEVANGYGWGFVNINLRPYYSEGSKTLGYEVAEQLGWKLPDHVVAPLASGSLYTKIYKGFQEFVKTGLVDDKFVRFSGAQAEGCSPISQAFKEGRDFITPVKPNTIAKSIAIGNPADGVYALDVARKTNGNIEDVTDAEIIEGIQLLAETEGIFTETAGGTTIAVLKKLVEAGKIDPDESTVAYITGNGLKTQEAVQGYIGEPFAIDPNLDSFERAWQRSRTLDRLEWQQVLV from the coding sequence ATGGCTCTTGCAACTGAAACCACCAATGCCAAACCCACCTACACCAAATTAGTCTCGAAAGAAGGAGGCACAGAATACGACTTAAAACCGATTCATGTTTGTGAAGAAACCTTTGCCCCTTTAGAAGTTGCCTATGACTATGAGGCGATTCGCGCTCAAGTCAGCAGAGAAAGCATTGCAGCAGGTCCCAAGTCCATTTGGCGTTACAAACCCTTTTTACCAGTTACTGGAGATGTCATTGATGTTGGCACTGGGATGACTCCTCTGATTAAATCCACCCGCTTGGCGCGTCGTCTGGGATTAAAAGAGCTTTATCTTAAAAACGATGCGGTGAATATGCCCACCCTGAGCTTTAAAGACCGTGTGGTTTCTGTAGCCCTCAGTAAAGCGAAAGAATTTGGATTTTCTACTGTTTCTTGTGCCAGTACCGGAAACCTTGCTAACTCTACCGCAGCAATTTCCGCCAGTGCTGGTTTAGAATGTTGTGTCTTTATTCCTGCGGATCTCGAAGCTGGGAAAGTCTTAGGAACATTAATTTATAACCCCACTGTCATGGCAGTGAAAGGAAACTACGACCAAGTGAACCGCCTCTGTAGTGAAGTAGCCAACGGTTACGGCTGGGGCTTTGTTAATATTAATCTTCGTCCTTATTATTCTGAAGGCTCGAAAACCCTCGGTTATGAAGTGGCGGAACAACTCGGCTGGAAACTTCCTGATCATGTGGTCGCGCCCTTAGCTTCGGGTTCTCTCTATACAAAAATTTATAAAGGCTTCCAAGAATTTGTGAAAACGGGTTTAGTCGATGATAAGTTCGTTCGTTTCAGTGGTGCACAAGCAGAAGGCTGTTCCCCGATTTCTCAAGCATTTAAAGAAGGACGGGACTTTATTACGCCTGTTAAGCCGAATACAATTGCAAAATCGATCGCGATCGGAAACCCTGCTGATGGGGTTTACGCTTTAGATGTTGCTCGTAAAACCAATGGCAATATTGAAGATGTCACCGATGCTGAAATCATCGAAGGGATTCAACTCTTAGCAGAAACAGAAGGAATCTTCACTGAAACCGCAGGCGGAACAACGATCGCGGTTCTGAAAAAATTAGTCGAAGCAGGTAAAATTGATCCAGACGAAAGCACCGTTGCTTATATCACAGGTAACGGACTGAAAACCCAAGAAGCGGTACAAGGTTACATTGGCGAACCCTTCGCGATTGATCCCAACTTAGATAGTTTTGAACGCGCTTGGCAACGCTCTCGCACCCTTGATCGTTTAGAGTGGCAGCAAGTGTTAGTATAG
- the argJ gene encoding bifunctional ornithine acetyltransferase/N-acetylglutamate synthase has protein sequence MTHYKMIPGGVTAPKGFQAAGITAGLKASGQSDLALIVSKSSAIAAGVFTTSQVRAACVDYCRQQLQKKASARAILCNSGQANAATGEQGWQDALETAQLLAKTLKIEPDEVLLASTGVIGQRMKMSAFREGISPLVAALSETGSDAAAEAILTTDLVTKTIALETTIADRPVRIGGMAKGSGMIHPNMATMLAFVTCDAAVSTSLWQEMVQRAAQRSFNQITVDGDTSTNDALIALANGQSRTPAITETGETAEQLEAMLTKVCQHLAKAIARDGEGATCLIEVQVTSAPDESAAQQVAKTIAGSSLVKSAIFGRDPNWGRIAAAAGRSGVLFEQENLKIKLGDFLLLEKGQPVNFDQNAASDYLKKAAAGAYLKEDTVLIQVDLGAGEATSQAWGCDLSYDYVRINAEYTT, from the coding sequence ATGACCCACTACAAAATGATTCCTGGTGGTGTCACTGCGCCCAAAGGTTTCCAAGCAGCAGGGATTACCGCCGGCTTAAAAGCCTCTGGACAAAGCGATCTCGCATTAATTGTTTCCAAAAGTAGCGCGATCGCTGCTGGGGTGTTCACCACCTCGCAAGTCCGAGCAGCCTGTGTTGATTATTGTCGTCAACAACTGCAAAAAAAAGCCTCCGCCCGCGCGATTCTCTGTAACTCAGGACAAGCCAATGCAGCAACTGGGGAACAAGGGTGGCAAGATGCCTTAGAAACGGCTCAATTGCTAGCAAAAACCCTCAAAATTGAGCCAGATGAGGTCTTACTGGCTTCCACAGGCGTGATTGGTCAACGGATGAAAATGTCGGCGTTTCGGGAAGGAATTTCCCCGTTAGTGGCAGCCCTGTCAGAAACGGGCAGTGATGCTGCTGCCGAAGCGATTCTGACGACAGACTTAGTGACAAAAACGATCGCGCTGGAAACCACCATTGCCGATCGTCCAGTGCGGATTGGCGGGATGGCAAAAGGATCGGGAATGATTCACCCCAATATGGCAACCATGTTAGCGTTTGTCACCTGTGATGCAGCCGTTTCCACGTCGCTTTGGCAAGAAATGGTACAACGAGCAGCGCAACGGAGTTTTAATCAGATTACGGTTGATGGGGATACTAGCACCAATGATGCGTTAATTGCTCTGGCGAATGGTCAATCTCGGACTCCCGCTATTACTGAAACAGGAGAAACTGCGGAGCAACTGGAAGCCATGCTCACTAAGGTATGTCAGCATTTAGCAAAAGCCATTGCTCGTGATGGGGAAGGAGCAACCTGTTTAATTGAAGTGCAAGTCACCAGCGCACCCGATGAAAGTGCAGCGCAGCAAGTTGCAAAAACGATCGCGGGGTCATCTTTAGTTAAATCAGCAATTTTTGGGCGCGATCCCAACTGGGGACGCATTGCAGCAGCAGCAGGACGATCAGGAGTTTTGTTTGAACAAGAGAACTTAAAAATAAAATTGGGAGACTTCTTATTACTAGAAAAGGGTCAACCAGTGAACTTTGATCAGAATGCAGCGAGCGATTATTTGAAAAAAGCAGCAGCAGGAGCTTACTTAAAAGAGGATACTGTCTTGATTCAGGTTGATTTAGGAGCAGGGGAAGCAACGTCTCAGGCGTGGGGTTGCGATCTCAGTTATGATTACGTTCGCATCAATGCGGAATATACCACCTAG
- the gatB gene encoding Asp-tRNA(Asn)/Glu-tRNA(Gln) amidotransferase subunit GatB: MTTAAPTKTQYEAVIGLETHCQLNTATKIFSPISTEFGAPPNTNVSPICLGYPGVLPVLNQKVLESAVKTGLALNCQIAPYSKFDRKHYFYADLPKNYQISQYDLPIAEHGWLEIEIAEKPGSEPIRKKIGITRLHMEEDAGKLVHVGSERLSGSTHSLVDFNRAGVPLLEIVSEPDIRTGKEAAEYAQELRRIVRYLGVSDGNMQEGSLRCDVNVSVRPVGSEAFGTKVEIKNMNSFSAIEKAIDYEIQRQVKAIENGDSISQETRLWEEGSQRTISMRSKEGSSDYRYFPEPDLPPIKVSKPQLEQWQSELPELPAQKRHRYQEELGLSAYDTNVLTDDRAVAEYFETAVSHQADPKQVANWVTQDIAAYLNENKLKITELPLKPDALAELVNLIDQGTISGKIAKEILPELLTQGGSPKALVESKGLTQISDSSELEGIIDQVLADHPEEVEKYRGGKKKLQGFFVGQVMKRTSGRADPKLTNQLLGKKLNG; the protein is encoded by the coding sequence ATGACAACTGCTGCACCCACCAAAACACAATACGAAGCGGTCATTGGGCTCGAAACCCATTGTCAACTGAACACCGCGACTAAAATATTTAGCCCCATCTCCACTGAGTTTGGCGCACCCCCGAACACAAATGTTTCCCCAATTTGTTTAGGCTATCCTGGTGTCTTGCCTGTATTAAACCAGAAAGTGCTGGAATCGGCAGTAAAAACGGGCTTAGCGTTAAATTGTCAAATTGCCCCCTACAGCAAATTTGACCGCAAACATTATTTTTATGCCGACTTACCGAAGAATTATCAAATTTCTCAGTATGATCTCCCCATTGCGGAACATGGCTGGTTAGAAATTGAAATTGCAGAGAAGCCAGGGAGTGAACCGATACGGAAAAAAATTGGGATTACTCGCTTGCACATGGAAGAAGATGCAGGAAAACTGGTTCATGTCGGAAGTGAGCGTCTCTCTGGTTCAACTCATTCTCTCGTTGATTTTAATCGGGCGGGAGTTCCTTTATTAGAAATTGTCTCCGAACCCGATATTCGGACTGGGAAAGAAGCAGCAGAATACGCGCAAGAGTTACGGCGCATTGTTCGCTATCTTGGGGTCAGTGATGGCAATATGCAGGAAGGTTCCCTGCGTTGTGATGTCAATGTTTCGGTGCGCCCAGTTGGTAGTGAAGCATTTGGCACGAAAGTAGAGATTAAAAATATGAACTCCTTTAGTGCCATTGAAAAAGCGATTGATTACGAAATTCAACGACAAGTCAAAGCCATTGAAAATGGGGATAGCATCAGCCAAGAAACCCGTCTTTGGGAAGAAGGAAGCCAACGCACAATTAGTATGCGGAGTAAGGAAGGATCGAGTGATTATCGCTATTTCCCAGAACCTGATTTGCCTCCTATCAAAGTCTCGAAACCTCAGTTAGAACAATGGCAGTCGGAATTACCTGAACTTCCCGCACAAAAACGCCATCGCTATCAGGAGGAGTTGGGCTTATCTGCTTACGATACTAACGTTTTAACAGACGATCGCGCGGTTGCAGAATATTTTGAAACCGCAGTCTCTCATCAAGCTGATCCGAAACAAGTCGCAAACTGGGTGACTCAAGATATTGCAGCTTATTTAAACGAGAACAAGCTGAAAATTACCGAATTACCCCTAAAACCCGACGCTTTAGCCGAATTAGTCAACCTGATTGATCAAGGAACGATTAGTGGGAAAATTGCTAAAGAAATTCTGCCCGAACTCCTCACTCAAGGCGGTTCACCGAAAGCATTAGTGGAAAGCAAAGGCTTAACCCAAATTTCCGATAGCAGTGAGTTAGAAGGAATTATTGATCAAGTCTTAGCCGACCATCCTGAAGAAGTGGAAAAATATCGCGGTGGGAAGAAAAAACTGCAAGGTTTCTTTGTGGGTCAAGTGATGAAACGCACCAGCGGACGTGCAGATCCCAAATTAACCAATCAACTCCTCGGCAAGAAATTGAACGGTTAA
- a CDS encoding DUF1830 domain-containing protein, giving the protein MTTIASEPLKNKKTMLLCHFFNHRDQVVIARISNIPNWYLERVVFPAQRFLFEAPEEAVLEIHSPDQGTIHEDTIACRELSISENALGN; this is encoded by the coding sequence ATGACGACCATTGCCTCTGAACCTCTCAAAAATAAAAAAACAATGTTACTGTGCCACTTTTTTAATCACCGCGATCAAGTTGTCATTGCTCGCATTAGTAATATCCCTAATTGGTATTTAGAAAGAGTGGTCTTTCCCGCACAGCGTTTCTTGTTTGAAGCACCAGAAGAAGCCGTTTTAGAAATCCATTCTCCAGACCAAGGTACAATTCATGAAGATACGATCGCGTGTCGTGAGCTTTCTATCAGCGAAAACGCCCTCGGTAATTAA
- a CDS encoding GGDEF domain-containing protein, protein MSEFLQSCVSLEEARSAIAHLLEPLFELSTEQNNNLTTAKRQLARNVAEQISLAFSNLRLQEELQHQSIRDDLTGLYNRRYLEEALEREMERAQRTQKSLGLIMLDVDHFKQFNDTWGHAAGDEVLQAVGQFLIQGVIS, encoded by the coding sequence ATGAGTGAGTTTCTACAAAGTTGTGTCAGTTTAGAAGAAGCCAGAAGCGCGATCGCGCACTTGTTAGAACCGTTGTTTGAATTGAGTACCGAGCAAAACAACAATCTCACCACAGCAAAACGACAACTCGCCCGTAACGTCGCTGAACAAATATCTCTGGCTTTTTCTAATTTACGGCTGCAAGAAGAACTTCAACATCAAAGCATTCGCGATGATTTAACTGGATTATATAATCGTCGCTATTTGGAAGAGGCTCTAGAAAGAGAAATGGAACGCGCCCAGCGAACCCAAAAGTCGCTGGGATTAATTATGCTCGATGTTGATCATTTTAAGCAATTTAATGATACGTGGGGACACGCTGCGGGAGATGAAGTGTTACAAGCAGTGGGACAATTTTTGATACAGGGAGTTATTTCCTAA
- the rplL gene encoding 50S ribosomal protein L7/L12: protein MSAKTDEILEQLKTLSLLEASELVKQIEEEFGVDASAPAGGMMMAAAPGAAGGAEEAAEEKTEFDVVLEEVPSDKKIAILKIVRGITGLGLKEAKGLVEETPKALKEATTKEDAEEIKKQLEEAGAKVTVK from the coding sequence ATGTCTGCAAAAACTGATGAAATTCTCGAACAGTTAAAAACTCTTTCCTTATTGGAAGCCTCAGAACTCGTCAAACAAATTGAAGAAGAGTTTGGGGTAGATGCGTCTGCGCCTGCAGGCGGAATGATGATGGCAGCAGCCCCAGGGGCAGCTGGTGGTGCGGAAGAAGCTGCTGAAGAGAAAACTGAATTTGATGTGGTTCTCGAAGAAGTGCCTTCTGATAAGAAAATTGCCATTCTCAAAATCGTTCGCGGTATCACTGGCTTAGGCTTAAAAGAAGCAAAAGGCTTGGTGGAAGAAACCCCGAAAGCCCTGAAAGAAGCAACCACCAAAGAAGACGCAGAAGAAATCAAGAAGCAGCTTGAAGAAGCAGGTGCTAAAGTTACTGTTAAGTAG